One Campylobacter concisus DNA window includes the following coding sequences:
- the luxS gene encoding S-ribosylhomocysteine lyase, which translates to MPLLDSFCVDHVKMKAPGVRLAKSMKTPKGDDISVFDLRFCKPNEEILPEKGTHTLEHLFAGFMRNHLNGNGVEIIDISPMGCRTGFYMSVIGTPSEEAVKKAWLASMKDILEVKTQDQIPELNKFQCGTYKMHSLYEAHAIAKKILDHGLVIINNEEIKLDVDAMGLKKH; encoded by the coding sequence ATGCCACTACTTGATAGTTTTTGTGTAGATCATGTGAAGATGAAAGCCCCAGGAGTAAGACTTGCAAAGAGTATGAAGACCCCAAAAGGCGATGATATCAGCGTTTTTGACTTGAGATTTTGCAAGCCAAATGAGGAAATTTTGCCAGAAAAGGGCACTCACACTTTAGAGCATCTATTTGCTGGCTTTATGAGAAACCACCTAAACGGCAACGGCGTGGAGATCATAGACATCTCGCCGATGGGTTGCAGGACTGGCTTTTATATGAGCGTGATCGGCACACCTAGCGAAGAAGCTGTAAAAAAGGCATGGCTTGCTTCGATGAAGGATATCTTAGAGGTCAAAACTCAAGATCAAATTCCAGAGCTAAATAAATTTCAATGTGGCACTTACAAGATGCACTCACTTTATGAGGCGCACGCCATAGCAAAGAAAATTCTAGATCACGGTCTAGTCATCATAAACAACGAAGAGATCAAGCTTGACGTTGATGCTATGGGACTAAAAAAGCACTGA